One Caloramator mitchellensis DNA window includes the following coding sequences:
- a CDS encoding HD-GYP domain-containing protein: MIKLDSHDLLSALSLAIDLSECSSHCEEKYYEPTFNINLSQHKFINHSKRTTYVAMSIGKNISNDTSFLKFLFISAALHDIGVTGTADLLDAHLKSEYILRHSEEGSFLIDKLPMDYKISQAIKYHHENYNGTGPFGLKNDEIPLISQVLRISDSFELIYDENIPNYIQRDFISKFFKTHKGIYFNPHLIDILFELQSKEKFWWDVENIGHIPEIYDSIKPEITKTFSMQEIRKIAYVFADIIDKKSPFTYTHSKNLTKIALRIADYLNFDKNKKIRFEIAALMHDVGKLAIPNSILNKEGPLNPKEVLIMKSHTYYTRLILSRIKGFEDITDWASNHHEKLNGHGYPLGLSADKLSMEERIMAVCDIYEALTSDRPYRKGMSNDRAIEILKKMVDLNEVCPIALEYLKKVL, encoded by the coding sequence ATGATTAAACTTGATTCTCACGATTTACTTTCAGCTTTAAGTTTGGCAATTGATTTATCTGAATGCAGCTCACATTGTGAGGAAAAATATTATGAACCTACATTTAATATAAATTTATCTCAGCACAAATTCATAAACCATTCTAAGAGGACAACCTATGTTGCAATGAGCATTGGGAAAAATATATCCAATGATACATCATTCTTGAAATTTTTATTTATAAGCGCCGCTCTTCATGACATAGGCGTTACTGGAACTGCAGACCTTTTAGATGCACATTTGAAAAGTGAATATATATTAAGGCATAGTGAAGAAGGAAGTTTCCTAATAGATAAATTACCTATGGACTATAAAATTTCACAGGCTATTAAATATCATCATGAAAACTATAACGGAACTGGTCCATTTGGTTTAAAAAATGATGAAATTCCACTAATCTCTCAAGTTTTGAGGATATCAGATTCATTTGAGCTTATATATGATGAAAATATCCCAAATTATATCCAGAGGGACTTTATATCCAAATTTTTTAAAACACATAAGGGTATTTACTTTAACCCCCACCTTATCGACATACTTTTCGAATTGCAATCAAAGGAAAAATTCTGGTGGGATGTTGAAAACATAGGTCATATTCCAGAAATATACGATTCAATAAAGCCTGAAATAACTAAAACATTCTCAATGCAGGAAATAAGAAAAATTGCCTATGTATTTGCAGACATAATTGACAAGAAAAGCCCATTTACCTATACACACTCGAAAAACCTTACAAAAATAGCATTGAGAATTGCCGATTACTTAAATTTTGATAAAAACAAAAAGATAAGATTTGAGATAGCTGCTCTAATGCACGACGTTGGAAAACTTGCAATACCCAATTCTATCCTCAATAAAGAAGGTCCATTAAATCCAAAGGAAGTATTGATAATGAAAAGCCATACTTATTATACAAGGTTAATTTTATCAAGAATTAAAGGATTTGAAGATATAACAGATTGGGCGTCAAACCACCACGAAAAATTAAATGGACATGGCTATCCTTTAGGCTTATCCGCTGATAAACTTTCGATGGAAGAGAGAATAATGGCTGTTTGCGACATTTATGAAGCATTGACATCGGACAGACCCTACAGAAAAGGTATGTCAAACGACAGAGCAATTGAAATACTTAAGAAGATGGTAGATTTAAATGAAGTCTGCCCCATAGCGCTTGAATATCTGAAAAAAGTTTTGTAA